The DNA window AAATGATAATTTCTTTAGAATCAAATAAATTAAAGCAATATTATGTACAACGAAACATTGGTAAATCGCATACGGGAAACATTGATCGGTGAAAAGAATGTTGTTGAGAAAAAGATGTTTCAAGGTTTGAGCTTTATGGTTGATGATAAATTATGTATAGGAGTCCGTGATAACGAAATCCTATGCAGAATTGATCCTGAAAAAGCAGAACTCGAATTGGAAAAAAACTATTGCCGGCCTATGATGCATGGCGGAAAGATGATGAAAGGATATATTTTCATCAGTGAAGAGGGATACCGACACAATAGCGATTTCCATTATTATGTAAACCTTTGTCTGGAGTACAATAAAGTTGTTCAGAAGACCAAAAAGAAATAGCGGATAGTATCTTACTTCTTTTACTAAAGAGTCGTGGAAAGGACGAATAATTTTATTTTCCAATCATCATAAATTGATCCAATCTTTTAGCAAATTCCCCCTGTTTACATCCGGCAATAAAATAAACAAATCCAACTTTTGAATCCTTATAAAATTGAAACAAAGAATTGTAGCAATTGCCGTTACTCCCACCGTGAGAATATTTTAAGCCAAAGGGGGTCTCTTGAACATAAACGCCCAATCCCATATTGATTTTTAAGTTTGGATCCATATCCTCTTCATGAATTTCTACCTGTGAACCAACCATAGACTGGAAAGTACTATTTGGAATATAGCTTTCCCTGATTAATTCAATGATGAATTTAGCGTATTCTTTAGACTCCGTATATAAACTGTAAGCGGCATGTGGTTTTATATAAGGTTCATTTCTGCCTCTTTCATTATTGTCCTTTATCCCATCTGCTAAATGCTTGTTTATATAATCATTGAAGACCAGGTAAGAGTTTTTGATAGACATGGGTTTCATGACATATTTTTCAACAAGTTGATCTATGGTTTTACCCGTTAGGTGTTCTACAACAAGGGCAAGATATCCGTATCCTTCCCCTGAGTAGCCAAATTTGGTGCCTGGAGTAAAATTTATGGTCAGTTTATTATTTTCTCTCCAGTTCGGAAACCCTGTAGTATGATCAAGAACCATTCTTGCTGTAATTAATTTATAACGGTCATCATAAGCAATATCGGGATAAGGGAAATATTGGTAAAGTGGAGTGTCTAAATTAAGAATACCTTCCTTAACAAGTTGGAGGACTGTATAGGAAAACATTGGTTTAGTCATGGATGCAGCTTCAAAAATGGTATTCTCATCAATAGGTTCCTGTTTGGTATTTTTGGTTCCTATAGCTTTTGAATAGACTACTTTGTTACCTTTAATTACGGCAATTGATAATGCTGAAATCTGAAGTGAATCTACTTCTTTTCTGATAAAGGCATCCATTTCTTGGCCGGAAACATTTACCCCTCTCACGGTTTTTATCTGAGCAGATATATTTTGGGAGATAAGAGCGATGATGAATAGATTACAAATATTGAACTTTCTCATATTACTTTTAATTAGGTTAAAGTTTGAATTTTCTTATTAGTAAGACAACTACTATTGTAATTTGGTTACACGAGACTTATTTTTTGTAAATAATATCCTTCATAAGATTGTTTTATTCATTTGAAGTAGTATCTGATATTCACAAAAGTTGTCTATTTTTAACCAATCAAATTTAAACTAATATGAAAACCAAAGCTCCTTTTTATATGATATTTCTGTTCGGAATGGTAGCAAATCAACTATTTGCCCAAACAGACACTCAGTTAAAAAATGAAATTGCTAAAGTAGAATCAGGATTAATGCCTGCAGTTCGTTTTGAGGGTGAGCCTCTTTGGACTATGGAGTCTCGAATGAAATATTATAATGTTCCGGGAGTAAGTATAGCAGTTATCAAAAACTCTAAGGTGATTTGGAGCAAAGCCTACGGATTAGCAGATGTAGAATCTAAAATTCCAGTAACTACTGA is part of the Chryseobacterium paludis genome and encodes:
- a CDS encoding TfoX/Sxy family protein; this translates as MYNETLVNRIRETLIGEKNVVEKKMFQGLSFMVDDKLCIGVRDNEILCRIDPEKAELELEKNYCRPMMHGGKMMKGYIFISEEGYRHNSDFHYYVNLCLEYNKVVQKTKKK
- a CDS encoding serine hydrolase domain-containing protein; this translates as MRKFNICNLFIIALISQNISAQIKTVRGVNVSGQEMDAFIRKEVDSLQISALSIAVIKGNKVVYSKAIGTKNTKQEPIDENTIFEAASMTKPMFSYTVLQLVKEGILNLDTPLYQYFPYPDIAYDDRYKLITARMVLDHTTGFPNWRENNKLTINFTPGTKFGYSGEGYGYLALVVEHLTGKTIDQLVEKYVMKPMSIKNSYLVFNDYINKHLADGIKDNNERGRNEPYIKPHAAYSLYTESKEYAKFIIELIRESYIPNSTFQSMVGSQVEIHEEDMDPNLKINMGLGVYVQETPFGLKYSHGGSNGNCYNSLFQFYKDSKVGFVYFIAGCKQGEFAKRLDQFMMIGK